The Candidatus Koribacter versatilis Ellin345 genome has a segment encoding these proteins:
- a CDS encoding DUF1579 family protein — MRTLLHVALLLTASMTAFAQATDAAKPLAAFVGHWEGGGTFVETPMSPAGKVASKTDCSWSTQGHYLVCEQTLTDDKGTHQQLTIYTPSDDGGDFTYYTMTGSAAPFTGKVKIESNVWTYDNSFEQDGKKTEVRTTNTFSGDDETFKTEFRIADGAWTTMLDGKSHRAKK, encoded by the coding sequence ATGCGAACTCTTCTGCACGTTGCTCTTCTGCTCACCGCCTCGATGACCGCATTCGCGCAAGCTACGGATGCCGCAAAACCGCTCGCCGCATTTGTCGGTCACTGGGAGGGCGGCGGAACGTTCGTGGAAACGCCGATGTCTCCCGCGGGCAAAGTTGCGTCGAAGACCGATTGCAGCTGGTCTACGCAGGGGCACTACCTCGTCTGCGAGCAGACGCTCACCGACGACAAAGGCACGCACCAGCAGTTGACGATCTACACCCCGAGCGATGACGGCGGCGACTTTACCTACTACACCATGACCGGCTCGGCAGCACCGTTTACCGGCAAGGTGAAAATCGAAAGCAATGTCTGGACTTACGACAACAGCTTCGAGCAGGACGGCAAGAAGACCGAAGTCCGCACGACGAACACCTTCAGCGGCGACGACGAGACTTTCAAGACTGAGTTCCGCATCGCAGACGGTGCGTGGACGACGATGCTCGACGGCAAATCGCATCGCGCGAAAAAATAA
- a CDS encoding CDP-alcohol phosphatidyltransferase family protein, producing MPKLTSEMKQLIPWSMTLGRVLFAPIVIWLALTGRSGWWISACIVAEVVLDIFDGIVARRLGVATPLLRRMDSVMDTIFYLAILYIGWKVHYDVLWERRWLLAGLIAMELLRYSFDYLKFRREAAYHMYSSKAWGLLLGAAVIALLGFNISGWLLSAALVVGILCDVEGLVISWLLYESVEDVPHIARALQLRREQRQRRRSTNTFAATAK from the coding sequence ATGCCTAAACTCACGTCAGAAATGAAACAACTCATTCCCTGGTCCATGACGCTCGGTCGCGTGCTCTTTGCGCCGATTGTCATCTGGCTTGCGCTTACCGGCCGCAGTGGCTGGTGGATTTCCGCCTGCATCGTCGCTGAAGTCGTGCTCGATATTTTCGACGGAATCGTGGCGCGACGGCTGGGAGTGGCCACGCCGCTGCTCCGCCGCATGGATAGCGTGATGGACACCATCTTCTATCTTGCGATTCTCTACATCGGATGGAAGGTGCACTATGACGTGCTCTGGGAGCGTCGCTGGCTGCTGGCTGGACTGATCGCGATGGAACTGTTGCGCTACTCGTTCGACTACCTGAAATTCCGACGGGAAGCCGCGTATCACATGTATAGCTCGAAGGCGTGGGGACTGCTCCTCGGAGCGGCGGTGATCGCGCTGCTCGGATTTAACATCTCGGGCTGGTTACTTTCCGCAGCGCTGGTCGTCGGAATCTTGTGCGATGTCGAGGGCCTGGTGATCTCCTGGCTGCTCTACGAGAGCGTGGAGGACGTGCCGCACATCGCGAGGGCCCTGCAATTGCGTCGTGAGCAACGGCAGCGACGCAGGAGTACTAACACTTTCGCTGCAACCGCAAAGTAA
- a CDS encoding MerR family transcriptional regulator, producing MTRAMRIQQFAKETGVTVRTLHHYDRLGLLKPERTESGYRVYGERDLIRLQRITVLKFIGCSLQEIKDLVDRNSDDLRTTLELQQEALERRRKTLDGALKAVEKARRLLDESGKADWQTLKSIVETIEMEQNTDWMNKYYSPEAQKDLEKRREELGPEGMQQGQKDWELLTADCQQAVKDGVDPKSERAQQLAKRWLGLINAFTGGKPQIAEGLTKLYADRKNWPKTAERPWSDELTAFILEAKKAANASNKS from the coding sequence TTGACACGCGCGATGCGCATCCAGCAGTTCGCGAAAGAGACTGGCGTCACCGTGCGCACGCTGCACCACTACGATCGGCTCGGGCTGCTAAAGCCGGAGCGGACGGAGTCGGGCTACCGCGTGTACGGTGAGCGCGATCTCATTCGGCTGCAACGCATCACGGTGCTGAAGTTCATCGGCTGCTCGCTTCAGGAAATCAAGGACCTGGTGGACCGCAATTCCGACGACCTGCGCACCACGCTCGAACTTCAACAAGAGGCTTTGGAACGCCGACGCAAAACGCTCGATGGCGCGCTCAAGGCTGTTGAGAAAGCGCGGCGCTTGCTGGACGAATCGGGGAAGGCGGACTGGCAGACCTTGAAATCAATTGTGGAGACAATCGAGATGGAACAGAACACGGATTGGATGAACAAGTATTACTCGCCCGAAGCACAGAAAGATCTGGAGAAACGGCGAGAAGAGCTGGGTCCCGAAGGCATGCAGCAAGGACAGAAGGACTGGGAACTGCTAACTGCCGATTGCCAGCAGGCAGTGAAAGATGGGGTGGATCCGAAGAGTGAACGTGCCCAGCAACTGGCAAAACGCTGGCTGGGGCTGATCAATGCGTTCACCGGTGGCAAGCCGCAAATCGCGGAAGGGCTGACCAAGCTCTACGCCGACCGAAAGAATTGGCCAAAGACCGCGGAGCGTCCGTGGAGCGATGAACTGACGGCGTTTATTCTCGAGGCCAAGAAGGCGGCGAACGCGAGCAACAAGTCGTGA
- a CDS encoding COX15/CtaA family protein: MATTAVVAPPSTAVRRITQFAWGTLAYNIAVIVWGAYVRATGAGAGCGNHWPLCNGEVIPRGARIETLIEFSHRASSGIAAILVLALLVLCWRALPKRHPARVMAVAAAFLMLSEALLGAMLVKLALVAQDKSAMRAISLPIHSTNTMLLLAAIAATAVWLPLDGSSVRWNTKRLWLTIAALAMLLITAAAGVIAALGDTLFPNATISADFSPTSHFLIRLRILHPALALLSTIIVAVFVSLTTRTHERAKRFAGLVGIAIVTQLFLGIMNIALQAPVWLQMLHLGVADLVWIGTVLVAAESLVSAENFSLLA; this comes from the coding sequence ATGGCCACCACCGCAGTTGTCGCACCGCCCTCGACCGCCGTTCGCCGCATCACCCAGTTTGCCTGGGGAACGCTGGCTTACAACATTGCGGTGATCGTGTGGGGCGCCTATGTGCGCGCCACCGGCGCGGGTGCGGGATGCGGGAACCACTGGCCACTCTGTAATGGCGAGGTCATCCCGCGCGGGGCGAGGATCGAGACCCTGATTGAGTTTTCGCATCGCGCCAGTAGCGGGATTGCCGCGATTCTTGTGCTGGCGTTGCTGGTGTTGTGCTGGCGAGCCTTGCCAAAGCGACACCCAGCGCGCGTTATGGCCGTTGCCGCGGCATTTCTGATGTTGAGCGAAGCTCTCCTGGGCGCGATGCTGGTGAAGCTGGCGCTGGTGGCACAAGACAAGTCGGCGATGCGCGCCATCTCGCTGCCCATCCATTCGACCAATACCATGCTGCTGCTGGCGGCAATTGCCGCGACCGCGGTGTGGCTGCCGCTGGATGGATCGAGCGTCCGCTGGAACACAAAGCGGCTGTGGCTCACGATTGCAGCGCTGGCGATGCTGTTGATCACAGCCGCGGCCGGCGTCATCGCTGCGCTCGGCGACACACTATTTCCTAACGCAACGATTTCCGCCGATTTTTCGCCGACGAGCCACTTCCTCATCCGGCTGCGAATCCTTCATCCTGCACTGGCGCTGCTGTCGACGATCATCGTCGCGGTTTTCGTGTCACTCACCACCCGAACCCACGAGCGCGCCAAGCGATTTGCGGGACTGGTCGGGATCGCAATCGTCACCCAGCTCTTTCTCGGGATCATGAACATCGCGCTGCAAGCCCCAGTGTGGCTGCAAATGCTGCACCTTGGCGTTGCCGACCTGGTTTGGATTGGGACCGTGCTAGTGGCGGCGGAATCTTTGGTCTCCGCAGAAAATTTTTCTCTTCTCGCTTGA
- a CDS encoding ABC transporter permease: MGRILQDLRYGLRMLGKRPAFTLLIVLSLALGIGANTAIFSAVNAVMLKTLPVYNPAQLKLMQWTVPTSDFPDAYLEDLEGSFTRVAGGRFGSYSFSYPAYEDFAAKNHSFDTTFAFAANEENVNVGLNGHASNATLVGISGNFFSGMGLSPVAGRGLQPSDDATGAQPVVVISHKFWQKQFGGQASAIGGTIDVNGSPMTVVGVAPPEFFGVDPSIEPDVYVAMHWYAEQLDKLNNPLLSMADKQAEPNSYLRSRRAWWVGVIGRIKPGVSDATANAELSVLFSQALDTKKQSEGGTEGLFGGDGGAPEEHAQAAKKAPPQIGTVPLARGLDSLRRNFSTSLWLLMGMVGLVLLITCSNVAALLLTRATSRQKEVAVRVSLGAPKSRIIRQVFTESLLLGILGGIGGLVVARWATALLVQLMSSGRSAVHVELAPDATVLAFAFGITFLSALVFGVAPAWHAAKVQPLTTLKQTAGSVTNRNFFSGKVLVAVQIALSFVLLVACGLFLRTLGRLQNVDLGYQRANMTRFTVSPGLNGYTNDQLIAYYHNMQSQLGAAPGVQAVTFSLHGPIGSGSSVTTGRIQGYTPEGKDVDIYRHDVGPAYFETLQIPILLGRGIGEVDGPTAPQVAVINEALAKKYFRGDNPIGHQINLGSVKKPRPYQIVGVARDVKYAQIREEVPPTAYFSYIQRKEVPQFMTFEVRSTLPQGTLVALIEKTAMQLDKTVPVEKIHTEEEVVGQVLFLERTFAMLSSGFGVLALLLAAIGLYGTIAYTVAQRTNEIGIRMALGADRTRIVRMVLREIGIVVVAGLAVGLPVAWFASKTLQSQLFGLSPHDALSLGLALLTIFLVAVLAGSIPARRASRVEPMEALRYE; encoded by the coding sequence ATGGGCAGGATTCTTCAGGACTTGCGTTACGGGTTGCGAATGCTCGGCAAGCGGCCGGCATTCACGCTGCTGATTGTGCTGTCGCTTGCGCTGGGGATTGGCGCAAATACCGCGATCTTCAGCGCTGTGAATGCGGTGATGTTGAAGACATTGCCTGTCTACAATCCGGCGCAGCTCAAGCTCATGCAGTGGACGGTGCCGACCTCCGACTTCCCGGATGCTTACCTCGAAGATCTGGAAGGCAGCTTTACGCGCGTGGCAGGTGGGCGCTTCGGCAGCTATTCGTTTTCGTATCCGGCGTACGAGGACTTTGCGGCCAAGAACCATTCCTTCGATACGACGTTTGCTTTTGCCGCCAACGAAGAGAACGTGAACGTGGGATTGAACGGCCATGCCAGCAATGCGACGCTGGTTGGCATCTCGGGAAATTTCTTCAGCGGCATGGGGCTGTCGCCCGTCGCCGGACGTGGCCTGCAGCCGAGTGATGATGCGACTGGTGCGCAGCCGGTGGTGGTGATCTCGCACAAGTTCTGGCAGAAGCAGTTCGGCGGCCAGGCGAGCGCAATCGGCGGCACGATCGACGTGAATGGGAGCCCGATGACTGTGGTCGGCGTGGCGCCGCCGGAGTTTTTCGGCGTGGACCCGAGCATTGAGCCGGATGTCTACGTGGCGATGCATTGGTATGCCGAGCAACTCGACAAGCTCAACAACCCTCTGCTTTCGATGGCTGACAAGCAGGCGGAACCGAATAGCTATCTTCGCAGTCGGCGCGCGTGGTGGGTTGGCGTCATCGGACGCATTAAGCCTGGGGTTTCGGACGCAACCGCCAATGCCGAGTTGAGTGTTCTGTTCTCGCAAGCGCTCGACACGAAGAAGCAGTCGGAAGGCGGCACCGAGGGACTGTTTGGGGGCGACGGCGGCGCGCCGGAAGAACATGCGCAGGCTGCGAAGAAGGCTCCACCGCAAATTGGAACGGTTCCGCTTGCTCGTGGTCTCGATAGCCTTCGCCGGAATTTCTCCACGTCCCTTTGGCTGCTAATGGGGATGGTGGGGCTAGTGTTGCTGATTACGTGCAGCAACGTGGCCGCGCTGCTGCTTACCCGCGCGACCTCGCGGCAGAAAGAAGTCGCAGTAAGGGTCAGTCTCGGCGCGCCGAAGTCGCGCATTATCCGCCAGGTGTTTACCGAGAGCCTGTTGCTCGGCATTCTCGGCGGCATCGGCGGATTGGTCGTAGCGCGATGGGCGACGGCCCTGCTGGTGCAACTGATGTCGAGCGGACGCTCGGCCGTGCACGTGGAGCTTGCGCCGGACGCGACCGTGCTCGCATTCGCATTCGGAATTACGTTTCTCAGCGCGCTGGTGTTTGGAGTGGCGCCCGCTTGGCATGCAGCCAAGGTGCAGCCGCTCACGACGCTGAAGCAAACCGCGGGGAGCGTTACGAATAGAAACTTTTTCTCGGGCAAAGTGCTGGTCGCCGTGCAGATCGCGTTGTCGTTTGTGCTGCTGGTTGCGTGCGGATTGTTCCTTCGTACGCTGGGTCGACTGCAGAACGTAGACCTCGGGTATCAGCGTGCCAACATGACGCGTTTTACCGTTAGCCCTGGGCTGAATGGCTACACCAACGATCAGCTCATTGCGTACTACCACAACATGCAGTCGCAATTGGGCGCGGCACCAGGGGTTCAGGCCGTCACTTTTTCGCTGCACGGACCGATCGGCTCCGGATCGTCGGTGACCACCGGACGCATCCAGGGCTACACGCCTGAGGGCAAAGATGTGGACATTTACCGCCACGATGTCGGTCCAGCATACTTCGAGACACTGCAGATTCCGATTCTGCTCGGACGCGGTATTGGAGAGGTGGATGGCCCCACCGCGCCGCAAGTCGCCGTGATCAACGAAGCGCTCGCGAAGAAATACTTCCGTGGCGACAACCCGATCGGACACCAGATCAATCTTGGTTCGGTGAAGAAGCCGCGGCCATACCAGATCGTCGGAGTTGCGCGCGACGTGAAGTATGCGCAGATCCGCGAAGAGGTGCCTCCGACCGCGTATTTCTCCTATATCCAGCGCAAAGAAGTACCGCAGTTCATGACCTTTGAAGTGCGCAGCACCCTGCCGCAGGGAACGCTCGTCGCCCTGATCGAGAAAACGGCGATGCAACTCGACAAGACCGTTCCCGTCGAAAAAATCCACACCGAGGAAGAGGTGGTAGGCCAAGTGCTCTTCCTCGAACGCACGTTTGCGATGCTGAGCAGCGGGTTTGGAGTGTTGGCGCTGTTGCTCGCCGCGATCGGGCTCTATGGCACCATCGCCTACACCGTCGCGCAACGGACAAACGAGATCGGCATCCGCATGGCGCTTGGCGCGGACCGCACCCGGATTGTGCGCATGGTATTGCGCGAAATCGGCATTGTTGTTGTCGCGGGCCTGGCCGTCGGGCTGCCGGTAGCGTGGTTCGCGAGCAAGACGCTGCAAAGCCAACTATTCGGGCTGTCGCCGCATGATGCACTCTCGCTCGGGCTCGCACTGCTGACGATCTTCCTAGTAGCGGTGCTCGCCGGCTCGATTCCTGCGCGACGGGCCTCGCGCGTGGAACCGATGGAAGCGCTGCGTTACGAATAA
- the galT gene encoding galactose-1-phosphate uridylyltransferase, translating into MPELRKDPIVGRWVIISTDRAKRPTDFLRERFVHKGGFCPFCYGNETKTPPEILAYRPSNGGPPAQPNTPGWTVRVVPNKFPALGIEGSLNRQAEGMFDKVTGIGAHEVIIESPEHLETLATLPEKRIEDVLWAYRDRILDLKQDRRFRYILIFKNHGEAAGASLEHPHGQLIALPILPKHIVEELEGAKQYYLIKERCVYCDIIRQETEAGVRIIAENDSFVTLAPYAPRFPFETWVMPKRHESAFENASSKTYQDLARALKQLLMKSDRVLDNPAYNLVIHSAPIQDPALDHFHWHIEFMPKLTKTAGFEWGTGFYINPTPPEEAARFLREARVETPQTVGK; encoded by the coding sequence GTGCCTGAGCTTCGCAAAGATCCCATCGTCGGCCGCTGGGTAATCATCTCCACCGACCGTGCCAAGCGTCCTACTGATTTCCTGCGCGAGCGGTTCGTGCACAAGGGCGGATTCTGCCCGTTCTGCTACGGCAACGAGACCAAAACTCCGCCGGAGATCCTCGCCTACCGGCCTTCCAACGGAGGCCCGCCGGCTCAACCCAACACCCCGGGATGGACCGTCCGCGTCGTGCCGAACAAATTCCCAGCGTTGGGGATCGAAGGCTCGCTGAATCGCCAAGCCGAAGGCATGTTCGACAAGGTCACCGGCATCGGTGCGCACGAAGTCATCATCGAGAGCCCCGAGCACCTGGAGACCCTCGCAACGTTACCCGAGAAACGCATCGAAGACGTGCTCTGGGCCTATCGCGACCGCATCCTCGACCTGAAGCAGGACCGCCGTTTCCGCTACATCCTCATCTTTAAGAACCACGGTGAAGCCGCCGGCGCGTCGCTCGAGCATCCCCACGGGCAGTTGATCGCGCTGCCGATTTTGCCCAAGCACATCGTGGAAGAACTCGAGGGCGCCAAGCAGTACTACCTGATCAAAGAACGCTGCGTCTATTGCGACATCATCCGGCAGGAGACCGAGGCCGGCGTGCGCATCATCGCCGAGAACGATAGCTTCGTGACCCTCGCGCCCTACGCTCCACGTTTCCCGTTCGAAACCTGGGTGATGCCGAAGCGCCATGAATCCGCCTTTGAAAACGCTTCTTCCAAAACCTACCAGGACCTTGCGCGAGCCCTGAAGCAACTGCTGATGAAGAGCGACCGAGTCCTCGACAATCCCGCGTACAACCTCGTGATTCACAGCGCCCCCATTCAGGACCCGGCCCTAGACCACTTCCACTGGCACATCGAATTCATGCCCAAGCTCACCAAGACCGCCGGCTTCGAGTGGGGAACAGGCTTCTACATCAACCCGACGCCGCCAGAAGAAGCCGCACGGTTCCTGCGTGAAGCGAGGGTGGAAACGCCCCAGACGGTGGGAAAATAA
- a CDS encoding IS110 family transposase codes for MRIVAVGIDLGKTVFHLVAMGERNRVLVRRKFSRQQLLAYTANLEPTLIGTEACAGAHFLATALCAQGHDVRLMAAQFVKPYRKSNKSDFLDAETIADAVQKENMRFVPVKTDEQLDLQAMHRVRTRLVQRRTALINEIRGFLLERGIIFPAKPIHLRKQLPGVLEDATQNLTPRLRWLLSELAEEWKELEARIIAISDAIERISTSDPLCQRLRQIPGFGPLVSTATVAAIGNGSSFRKGRDFAAWLGVVPRQYSTGGKTALYGMSKRGNRYLRQLLIHGARAVLIRVKYDTAGLGQWIHKLAERAPRNKVIVAIANKLARIAWAVLAKGEPYRHQPLAAAA; via the coding sequence ATGCGTATCGTAGCGGTCGGTATCGATCTCGGTAAAACCGTGTTTCACCTGGTGGCGATGGGAGAGCGCAACCGCGTGCTGGTGCGGCGGAAGTTCTCGCGTCAACAGCTGTTGGCTTACACGGCCAACCTCGAGCCCACTTTGATCGGCACCGAAGCCTGTGCCGGCGCCCATTTTCTCGCGACAGCCCTATGTGCGCAGGGACACGACGTGCGCCTCATGGCAGCCCAGTTCGTGAAGCCTTACCGTAAGTCGAACAAGAGTGACTTTCTCGATGCCGAGACGATCGCCGACGCGGTGCAGAAGGAGAACATGCGCTTCGTGCCAGTCAAGACCGACGAGCAACTCGATCTGCAGGCTATGCACCGCGTGCGCACTCGCCTGGTGCAGCGGCGCACGGCACTGATCAACGAGATCCGCGGGTTCCTGCTGGAGCGCGGCATCATCTTTCCCGCGAAGCCGATTCACCTGCGCAAGCAACTTCCGGGTGTACTGGAAGACGCGACCCAGAACCTGACGCCGAGGCTGCGCTGGCTGCTCTCTGAACTTGCGGAGGAGTGGAAGGAGTTGGAAGCTAGGATCATCGCTATCAGCGACGCCATCGAGCGGATCAGCACCAGCGATCCACTCTGCCAGCGTCTGCGCCAGATCCCAGGCTTCGGGCCGCTGGTTTCGACAGCAACCGTGGCCGCTATCGGCAACGGGTCGTCGTTCCGCAAGGGTCGCGACTTCGCGGCGTGGCTCGGTGTTGTTCCCCGACAGTACTCCACGGGTGGCAAGACGGCGCTCTACGGCATGAGCAAACGCGGCAACCGTTATCTACGACAGCTGCTGATCCATGGCGCGCGTGCTGTCCTGATCCGGGTGAAGTACGACACCGCAGGGTTGGGGCAGTGGATCCACAAGCTGGCCGAGCGTGCACCGCGCAACAAGGTGATCGTCGCGATCGCCAACAAGCTGGCGCGTATCGCCTGGGCGGTACTCGCGAAGGGTGAGCCTTACCGCCATCAGCCCTTGGCGGCCGCAGCGTAG
- a CDS encoding SBBP repeat-containing protein has translation MNPRHTFLPGAAIVATLCASLATFAATPSSPERFNRYGDSPMFFEPNVGQSTDVVRFIAHGSRYGLFLTNEGATLDLSRDARHSVAFKMTFSGAAQPGSLSAEQPLPSQSNYFVGDSKNWHTGVANFARVRYSSVYPGIDAVFYGNQRQLEYDFDVAAGADPSQIGLHIAGADKLSLTADGALEIHADGRSIVFHAPIAYQQVNGTRHSVASHFVLRGKDEIGFAMDPYDKTRSLVIDPTLVYSSYLGGSGDDEGDAVTVDGYGYTYVTGGTVSLDFPHTAGAYLKGSAYRIFVTKIKPDGTGLVYSATIGGSKGLYGNAGLQTGRAIAVDDLGAAYVVGDVDSTNFPITSDAIEPANATTAGLVGVAFALSPNASRLLYSTYVGGNTYASRVNGVALDRSRNAYITGFTSSSGLPVTPGAFQTVAKSGEEAFAAKINPSGSAYVYATYLSGNDTDQGTAIAVDGNGSAYVTGWTGCATFPSTPNAFQPTCQGPYDVFVVKLNASGSALSYGTFLHAPIDFNLGPTGIALDVHRNAYVVGRANAGLPTTPGAFQASAPGNGDGFVVKLNATGSTELYATYLGGSTGDDFATGVKVDLSGRAYLSGHVIGTTDFPVTANAYQSTLHTFGGPVASTRNAFLTRLNANGTGLDYSTYFGTRYALALSLALDLKNNVVLTGLTSYNDIPITANAFDKVASNNGALEAWVAKFSFGTTGTCTPAQSGALICSPVEGDTVGTTVPVTAGATAEPGLYIKSIRFYVDNVAKATVSTSGNPTSFETSKSLTLTPGTHRISIVAFQSASVGLTASVTVNVQ, from the coding sequence ATGAATCCGCGCCACACATTTCTCCCGGGAGCCGCCATCGTCGCGACTCTATGCGCCTCGCTTGCCACCTTCGCCGCCACCCCAAGCTCGCCGGAGCGTTTCAACCGCTACGGCGACAGTCCGATGTTTTTTGAACCCAATGTAGGGCAATCGACCGACGTGGTCCGCTTTATCGCCCACGGTTCCCGCTACGGTCTGTTCCTCACGAACGAAGGCGCCACGCTCGACTTGTCGCGCGACGCCCGGCATTCGGTGGCGTTCAAGATGACCTTCTCCGGAGCGGCGCAACCCGGCTCGCTCTCCGCCGAACAACCGCTCCCCTCCCAATCCAACTACTTCGTCGGCGATAGCAAGAATTGGCACACGGGGGTCGCCAACTTTGCGCGCGTCCGTTATAGCTCTGTGTATCCAGGCATTGATGCCGTCTTCTATGGAAACCAGCGGCAACTCGAATACGATTTCGATGTCGCGGCCGGCGCCGATCCTTCGCAGATCGGCCTGCACATCGCGGGCGCGGACAAGCTTTCTCTAACTGCTGATGGAGCTCTCGAGATCCATGCCGACGGCCGGAGCATCGTGTTTCATGCGCCCATCGCCTACCAGCAGGTGAATGGTACCCGTCACAGTGTGGCCAGCCACTTTGTGCTGCGGGGCAAGGACGAGATCGGCTTTGCCATGGACCCGTACGACAAGACACGCTCCCTGGTGATTGACCCCACGCTGGTGTACTCAAGCTACCTCGGGGGAAGCGGAGATGACGAAGGCGATGCGGTCACCGTGGATGGATACGGCTATACCTATGTCACGGGAGGAACAGTTTCGCTCGATTTCCCGCACACTGCAGGCGCGTACCTCAAGGGAAGTGCTTATCGCATCTTCGTAACGAAAATAAAACCAGATGGCACCGGGCTCGTCTATAGTGCGACCATCGGCGGATCAAAAGGTCTGTATGGAAACGCCGGATTACAAACAGGCAGAGCCATCGCGGTGGATGATCTCGGCGCAGCTTACGTCGTTGGCGACGTCGACTCTACCAACTTCCCGATTACGAGTGATGCGATCGAGCCCGCCAACGCCACCACCGCCGGACTTGTGGGCGTTGCGTTCGCTCTCAGTCCCAACGCCAGCCGCTTGTTGTACTCCACTTATGTCGGCGGGAATACCTACGCGTCGCGGGTAAACGGGGTCGCGCTCGATCGATCGCGAAACGCTTATATTACGGGCTTCACGTCGTCTTCCGGATTGCCCGTAACGCCGGGAGCTTTTCAGACGGTGGCGAAATCCGGCGAAGAAGCGTTTGCGGCGAAGATCAATCCCAGCGGCTCGGCCTACGTCTATGCCACCTACCTCAGCGGCAACGACACCGACCAGGGCACGGCGATTGCGGTGGATGGCAACGGGAGCGCTTACGTCACCGGATGGACGGGCTGCGCGACGTTTCCTTCGACGCCGAACGCGTTCCAGCCGACCTGCCAGGGACCCTATGATGTGTTCGTCGTGAAGCTGAACGCGAGTGGCTCCGCGCTGTCGTATGGGACGTTCCTGCATGCGCCGATTGACTTCAACCTCGGGCCGACGGGAATTGCGCTCGACGTTCACCGCAATGCTTACGTGGTGGGCAGGGCCAATGCAGGTCTGCCGACCACGCCCGGCGCTTTTCAAGCATCGGCGCCCGGCAACGGCGATGGCTTTGTGGTGAAGCTGAATGCGACCGGCTCAACCGAACTGTATGCGACGTACCTGGGCGGCTCCACCGGCGACGACTTTGCCACCGGTGTAAAGGTCGATCTGAGTGGACGGGCCTATCTGAGCGGCCACGTCATTGGAACCACCGACTTCCCGGTCACCGCCAACGCGTATCAATCCACGCTGCACACCTTCGGCGGTCCGGTTGCGAGCACACGCAACGCCTTCCTTACGCGATTGAATGCCAACGGTACCGGACTCGACTACTCCACGTACTTCGGCACGCGGTATGCCCTCGCCCTGAGCTTGGCCCTCGACCTGAAGAACAATGTGGTTCTTACAGGTCTGACAAGTTATAACGACATTCCCATCACGGCGAATGCCTTCGACAAGGTCGCCAGCAACAACGGGGCACTGGAGGCATGGGTGGCGAAGTTCTCGTTCGGGACCACGGGAACCTGTACGCCTGCGCAGTCGGGGGCGCTTATTTGCTCTCCGGTAGAGGGTGACACCGTTGGCACGACCGTACCGGTGACGGCGGGTGCGACCGCCGAGCCCGGGCTTTACATTAAATCCATACGCTTCTACGTGGATAATGTCGCGAAAGCGACCGTTTCCACTTCGGGGAACCCCACCAGTTTCGAAACCTCGAAGTCGCTTACCCTGACGCCGGGCACGCACCGTATCTCGATCGTCGCCTTCCAGAGCGCCAGCGTAGGTCTTACCGCCTCCGTGACCGTCAACGTGCAATGA